From Marmota flaviventris isolate mMarFla1 chromosome X, mMarFla1.hap1, whole genome shotgun sequence, the proteins below share one genomic window:
- the Rtl4 gene encoding retrotransposon Gag-like protein 4 produces MEKCTESPPTLQVEPSFLQGENLILQPQMQHLTEENPALRGQLMPPLTTPMMSVPYSLENLTQFHGDPASVSGFLAQVTTYLTAFKIPNSVNGTQNKLVFDYLSQQMESCGVTSGSDQSTILKQHESFVHDFQQSFDEPMKQEMNPLMNTKVDKGDTPSQNVTCTETNLSDQFQEGLVEPIQDKESVADMMGNLPDLIIQCIQLDKKHNDRPELLQSETQLPTLASLTHHQSLSSTTGLPSREESSQLRGGQLPLTPAKRARQQETHLCLYCNQADHFTRDCLAKRSRSPASTNNPDHQ; encoded by the coding sequence ATGGAGAAGTGCACAGAATCACCACCTACCTTGCAGGTAGAGCCTTCCTTTCTTCAGGGGGAGAATCTGATTCTGCAACCACAAATGCAGCATCTGACTGAGGAGAACCCTGCTCTGAGAGGCCAACTCATGCCTCCTCTGACTACCCCAATGATGTCTGTACCGTACTCACTTGAGAATCTCACCCAGTTTCATGGTGATCCTGCCAGTGTCTCAGGGTTTCTTGCTCAGGTAACTACATACTTAACAGCTTTCAAGATTCCCAATTCTGTTAATGGTACCCAGAACAAGCTCGTTTTTGACTACCTATCCCAACAAATGGAAAGTTGTGGGGTCACATCCGGATCTGATCAGAGTACTATATTAAAGCAACATGAGAGCTTTGTTCATGACTTCCAGCAGTCATTTGATGAACCCATGAAACAAGAAATGAACCCTTTGATGAATACTAAGGTTGACAAAGGAGACACCCCTTCTCAAAATGTGACTTGTACTGAAACAAATCTGAGTGATCAGTTCCAAGAGGGACTAGTTGAGCCCATCCAGGATAAAGAGAGTGTTGCAGATATGATGGGCAACCTCCCTGACCTGATCATTCAGTGCATTCAGTTGGATAAGAAACATAATGACAGGCCAGAGCTCCTACAATCAGAGACTCAGCTCCCAACGTTGGCTTCCCTCACCCACCATCAATCTCTCTCCAGTACCACAGGCCTACCATCTAGGGAAGAGTCTTCACAACTTCGGGGAGGCCAGTTACCTCTTACCCCAGCCAAAAGAGCCCGCCAACAAGAAACTCATTTGTGCCTCTACTGCAACCAGGCTGATCACTTCACAAGAGATTGCCTTGCCAAACGCTCTCGATCCCCAGCAAGTACAAACAATCCAGATCACCagtaa